One genomic segment of Thermithiobacillus tepidarius DSM 3134 includes these proteins:
- the lysS gene encoding lysine--tRNA ligase, giving the protein MEHEILDSNELVEQRYAKLAERRAAGEAYPNDFRRDALVGDLVARYGELTAEALEAEAIQVCVAGRMLTRRVMGKASFAHIQDMSGRMQLFVTRDELGESAYDEFKRLDLGDIIGVAGALFRTKTGELSVRVQSLRLLAKGLRPLPEKWHGLSDQEMRYRQRYVDLIVTEESRRTFQVRSRLVSAVRESLTRRGFLEVETPMMQPIPGGATARPFVTHHNALDMTLYLRIAPELYLKRLLVGGFEQVFEINRNFRNEGLSTRHNPEFTMLEFYQAYADYRDAMDLTEALIREAARQALGTEQVTYQGLALDLSRPFARMTVREAVLAHNSDLHAADLDDPERLRAKLGELKAKLEPGWGPGKLLTEVFEKTVEHRLMQPTFITEYPTEVSPLARRNQDNPEVTDRFELIVAGREIANGFSELNDPEDQAARFRKQVEEKAAGDEEAMHFDADYIRALEYGMPPAAGVGVGIDRLVMLLTDSPSIRDVILFPHMRPEA; this is encoded by the coding sequence ATGGAACACGAAATCCTGGACAGCAACGAACTGGTCGAGCAGCGCTACGCCAAATTGGCCGAACGGCGCGCCGCCGGCGAGGCCTACCCCAACGACTTCCGGCGCGATGCCCTGGTCGGCGATTTGGTGGCCCGCTATGGCGAGCTGACCGCCGAAGCCCTGGAGGCGGAAGCCATCCAGGTCTGCGTGGCCGGGCGCATGTTGACCCGCCGAGTGATGGGCAAGGCCAGCTTCGCCCATATCCAGGACATGTCCGGCCGCATGCAGCTCTTCGTCACCCGCGACGAACTGGGCGAGAGCGCCTACGACGAGTTCAAGCGCCTGGATCTCGGCGACATCATCGGCGTCGCCGGCGCGCTCTTTCGCACCAAGACCGGCGAGCTGTCCGTGCGCGTGCAATCCCTGCGCCTGCTGGCCAAGGGGCTGCGGCCGCTGCCGGAAAAGTGGCACGGCTTGAGCGACCAGGAGATGCGCTACCGGCAACGCTACGTGGACCTGATCGTCACCGAGGAGAGCCGCCGCACCTTCCAGGTGCGCTCGCGGCTGGTCAGCGCCGTCCGCGAGAGCCTGACCCGGCGCGGCTTCCTGGAGGTGGAGACGCCCATGATGCAGCCCATCCCGGGTGGCGCCACGGCGCGGCCCTTCGTGACCCACCACAACGCCCTGGACATGACCCTCTACCTGCGCATCGCGCCGGAGCTCTACCTGAAGCGCCTGCTGGTGGGCGGCTTCGAGCAGGTCTTCGAGATCAACCGCAACTTCCGCAACGAGGGCCTGTCCACCCGGCACAATCCCGAATTCACCATGCTGGAGTTCTATCAGGCTTACGCCGACTACCGCGACGCCATGGACCTGACCGAGGCGCTGATCCGCGAGGCCGCCCGCCAGGCCCTGGGCACGGAACAGGTGACTTACCAAGGACTGGCGCTGGATCTCAGCCGGCCCTTCGCGCGCATGACCGTGCGCGAAGCGGTGCTGGCCCACAACTCGGACCTGCATGCGGCCGACCTCGACGACCCCGAGCGCCTGCGGGCCAAGTTGGGCGAGCTCAAGGCCAAGCTGGAGCCCGGTTGGGGGCCGGGCAAGCTGCTGACCGAGGTTTTCGAGAAGACCGTGGAGCACCGGCTCATGCAGCCCACCTTCATCACCGAATATCCCACCGAGGTGAGCCCGCTGGCGCGGCGCAACCAGGACAACCCCGAGGTCACCGACCGCTTCGAGCTGATCGTCGCCGGGCGCGAGATCGCCAACGGCTTCTCCGAGCTCAACGACCCCGAGGACCAGGCCGCCCGCTTCCGCAAGCAGGTGGAGGAGAAGGCGGCCGGCGACGAGGAGGCCATGCACTTCGACGCCGACTACATCCGCGCTTTGGAGTACGGCATGCCGCCGGCGGCGGGGGTGGGGGTGGGCATCGACCGGCTGGTCATGCTGCTCACCGACAGCCCCAGCATCCGCGACGTGATCCTCTTCCCGCACATGCGCCCGGAAGCCTGA
- the prfB gene encoding peptide chain release factor 2 (programmed frameshift), whose protein sequence is MEQINELRDKLQDLQQRLADLRGYLDLEHKEERLTEVIRELEAPDLWNDPERAQNLGQERARLEAAIVPARQLVQGVAEAGELLGLAEEEGDAATIEALAADVGTYEQQLGRLEFLRMFSGELDAANCFVDIQSGAGGTEAQDWAEMLLRMYLRWCESKGFKTELIEATEGEVAGIKSATFRVIGDYAYGWLRTETGVHRLVRKSPFDSGNRRHTSFCSVFVYPEVDESFEIDINPADLRVDTYRASGAGGQHVNKTDSAVRITHLPTGIVVACQTDRSQHKNRAEAMRMLKSRLYELELAKRRAEQEALEESKSDIGWGHQIRSYVLDQSRIKDLRTGVEVGDTQRVLDGALDPFVEAALKQGL, encoded by the exons ATGGAACAGATCAACGAATTGCGCGATAAATTGCAGGATCTGCAGCAACGCCTGGCCGATCTCAGGGGGTATCTT GACCTCGAACACAAGGAAGAAAGGCTGACGGAAGTCATCCGCGAGCTGGAGGCGCCGGATCTCTGGAATGATCCGGAGCGGGCGCAGAACCTGGGCCAGGAGCGGGCGCGCCTGGAAGCGGCCATCGTGCCGGCCCGCCAGCTGGTGCAGGGGGTGGCGGAGGCCGGCGAGCTCTTGGGCTTGGCCGAGGAAGAGGGCGACGCGGCGACCATCGAGGCGCTGGCCGCCGATGTGGGTACCTACGAGCAGCAACTGGGCCGGCTGGAGTTCCTGCGCATGTTCAGCGGCGAGCTGGATGCCGCCAACTGCTTCGTGGACATCCAGTCCGGCGCCGGCGGCACCGAGGCCCAGGACTGGGCCGAGATGCTCCTGCGCATGTATCTGCGCTGGTGCGAGTCCAAGGGCTTCAAGACCGAACTCATCGAGGCGACGGAAGGCGAAGTCGCCGGCATCAAGTCGGCCACCTTTCGGGTCATCGGCGACTACGCCTACGGCTGGCTGCGCACGGAGACGGGCGTGCACCGCCTGGTGCGCAAGTCGCCCTTCGATTCCGGCAACCGCCGCCACACCAGCTTCTGCAGCGTCTTCGTCTACCCCGAGGTGGACGAGTCCTTCGAGATCGACATCAACCCCGCCGACCTGCGCGTCGACACCTACCGCGCCAGCGGCGCCGGCGGCCAGCACGTGAACAAGACCGACTCGGCGGTGCGCATCACCCACCTGCCCACCGGCATCGTGGTGGCCTGCCAGACGGATCGCTCCCAGCACAAGAATCGCGCCGAGGCCATGCGCATGTTAAAGTCGCGGCTTTACGAGCTGGAGCTGGCCAAGCGGCGGGCGGAGCAGGAAGCGCTGGAGGAGAGCAAGAGCGACATCGGTTGGGGCCACCAGATCCGCTCCTACGTGCTGGACCAGTCCCGCATCAAGGACCTGCGCACCGGCGTGGAGGTGGGCGATACCCAGCGGGTGCTGGACGGCGCGCTGGATCCCTTCGTCGAGGCCGCCCTCAAGCAGGGTCTGTGA
- the recJ gene encoding single-stranded-DNA-specific exonuclease RecJ yields the protein MADGVPPLLARLYAARGVAHAAQLRLGLEALAPPAHPQRGLRGLAQAAAILGEAVRTGRRILIVGDFDCDGATSTALCMDALRAMGAAEPCFIVPNRFEYGYGLTPEIVALARDYAPDVLMTVDNGISSISGVAAAKAAGMQVVVTDHHLPGAELPAADAIVNPNQPGCPFPWKNSAGVGVAFYVMTAVRAYLRERGHFGPARPEPKLTDLLDLLAVGTVADVVTLDDNNRILVAQGLRRMNAGQARPGLRALLEVAGRAPGSLNAADLGFAVGPRLNAAGRLADMSIGIRCLLSRDLEEARAMARQLDELNRERRAIEDVMRAEAQMALVKDEALAERWGVCLYDEQWHQGVIGILAGRLKDQLHRPVIAFARTGEDEVKGSARSIRGLHLRDALDAVASRHPGLLSKFGGHAMAAGLTLRLRDLPAFAEAFDAEVRRVLRPEDLQGVLETDGELAPAEISLETATLLAGAGPWGQGFPEPLFEGIFEVLDTKVLKEKHLKLWLRGPGPEPLEGIHFGGVPHLGVPRVSYVRLAYVPQINEYRGERRVQLRVSHWEAA from the coding sequence ATGGCCGACGGCGTCCCGCCGTTGTTGGCCCGCCTCTATGCGGCGCGCGGGGTGGCGCATGCAGCCCAGCTGCGGCTGGGCCTGGAGGCGCTGGCGCCGCCGGCTCACCCGCAGCGGGGGCTGAGGGGCTTGGCGCAAGCCGCTGCCATCCTCGGCGAAGCGGTGCGGACCGGCCGGCGCATCCTGATCGTCGGCGATTTCGACTGCGACGGGGCGACCAGCACCGCCCTGTGCATGGACGCCCTGCGGGCCATGGGCGCGGCGGAGCCGTGCTTCATCGTCCCCAACCGTTTCGAGTACGGCTACGGCCTGACCCCGGAAATCGTGGCGTTGGCGCGCGACTACGCGCCCGACGTGCTGATGACCGTCGACAACGGCATCAGCAGCATCAGCGGCGTGGCGGCGGCGAAGGCGGCGGGCATGCAGGTGGTGGTCACCGATCACCATCTGCCGGGCGCCGAGCTGCCGGCGGCGGACGCCATCGTCAACCCGAATCAGCCCGGCTGCCCCTTCCCCTGGAAGAACAGCGCCGGCGTTGGCGTCGCCTTCTACGTGATGACGGCCGTGCGCGCCTATCTGCGCGAGCGCGGGCATTTCGGCCCGGCGCGCCCGGAGCCGAAGCTGACGGATTTGCTGGATCTGCTGGCGGTCGGCACGGTGGCGGACGTGGTGACTCTGGACGACAACAACCGCATCTTGGTGGCGCAGGGATTGCGGCGCATGAATGCCGGCCAGGCGCGGCCCGGCCTGCGGGCCCTGCTGGAGGTGGCCGGCCGCGCGCCGGGCAGCCTGAACGCGGCGGATCTGGGCTTCGCCGTCGGGCCGCGGCTCAATGCCGCCGGTCGTCTGGCCGACATGTCCATCGGCATCCGCTGCCTCTTGAGCCGGGATCTGGAGGAAGCGCGAGCCATGGCGCGCCAGCTGGACGAGCTCAACCGCGAGCGGCGGGCCATCGAGGACGTGATGCGCGCCGAGGCGCAGATGGCGCTGGTCAAGGACGAAGCCCTGGCCGAGCGCTGGGGGGTCTGCCTCTACGATGAGCAGTGGCATCAGGGAGTGATCGGCATCCTGGCCGGACGCCTCAAGGATCAACTGCACCGGCCTGTCATCGCCTTCGCCAGGACCGGCGAGGATGAGGTGAAGGGTTCGGCGCGCTCCATCCGCGGCCTGCACCTGCGCGACGCCCTGGATGCGGTGGCCAGCCGGCATCCGGGCCTGCTGAGCAAGTTCGGCGGCCATGCCATGGCCGCCGGCCTGACCCTGCGCCTGCGCGACCTGCCGGCCTTCGCCGAGGCCTTCGACGCCGAGGTCCGGCGGGTATTGCGTCCGGAGGATTTGCAGGGCGTGCTGGAAACCGACGGCGAGCTCGCGCCGGCGGAGATCAGCCTGGAAACGGCTACCCTGTTGGCCGGCGCCGGTCCCTGGGGACAGGGCTTTCCCGAGCCGCTCTTCGAAGGGATCTTCGAGGTGCTGGACACCAAGGTGCTGAAAGAGAAGCATCTGAAGCTCTGGTTGCGCGGGCCGGGACCGGAACCGCTGGAGGGCATCCACTTCGGCGGCGTGCCGCACCTGGGGGTGCCGCGGGTGAGCTACGTGCGCCTGGCTTACGTGCCGCAGATCAACGAATATCGCGGCGAGCGCCGGGTGCAGTTGCGGGTGAGCCATTGGGAGGCAGCCTAG
- a CDS encoding c-type cytochrome yields MKLKFAVAAAVAALSLSSLAHAAGDPKAEALMKQSGCFACHAVDKKVVGPSYKDVAKRYKSDKAAAGKLADKIIKGGAGNWNAVTGGVPMTPHPQLSKADATAMAKWVLAQ; encoded by the coding sequence ATGAAACTGAAGTTCGCTGTTGCCGCAGCCGTTGCTGCTCTTTCGCTGTCCAGCCTGGCCCATGCTGCCGGTGATCCCAAGGCCGAAGCGCTGATGAAGCAGTCCGGCTGTTTCGCTTGCCACGCCGTCGACAAGAAGGTGGTGGGCCCCTCCTACAAGGATGTCGCCAAGCGCTACAAGAGCGACAAGGCTGCTGCCGGCAAGCTGGCTGACAAGATCATCAAGGGCGGCGCCGGCAACTGGAATGCCGTGACCGGCGGCGTGCCCATGACTCCCCATCCCCAGCTGAGCAAGGCCGACGCGACCGCGATGGCCAAGTGGGTGTTGGCGCAGTAA
- the thrC gene encoding threonine synthase, producing MENPIRTRYTGLIDRYRSWLPIHPDTPAVSLGEGNTPLIQAVNLPRHLGHDVELYFKFEGLNPTGSFKDRGMTMAITKAAEEGAKAVICASTGNTSAAAAAYAARAGMKAFVLIPEGKIALGKLSQAMMHGAVVLQIRGNFDEGMQLVQEVAQTAPVTIVNSVNPYRLQGQKTAAFEIVEELGEAPDYHALPVGNAGNITAHWMGYCEYSDARQHKADALTGACVFCKGTCPYGHAVTGKRPKMLGFQAAGSAPFIQGGFVDQPETVATAIRIGHPMSWEAAHVVEKESGGWFDAVTDTEILEAQKLLAQFEGVFCEPASAASVAGVIKQLRAGRIERGARIVCTLTGHGLKDPDTAIAQSTQPITVDASLAAVEAVILGR from the coding sequence ATGGAAAACCCCATCCGCACCCGCTACACCGGCCTGATCGACCGCTACCGCTCCTGGCTGCCCATCCATCCCGATACCCCGGCGGTGAGCCTGGGCGAGGGCAACACGCCGCTGATCCAGGCGGTCAACCTGCCGCGCCACCTGGGCCACGACGTGGAGCTCTACTTCAAGTTCGAAGGCTTGAACCCCACCGGCTCCTTCAAGGATCGCGGCATGACCATGGCCATCACCAAGGCGGCGGAGGAGGGCGCCAAGGCGGTGATCTGCGCCTCCACCGGCAACACCTCGGCGGCGGCGGCGGCCTATGCGGCGCGCGCCGGCATGAAGGCCTTCGTGCTGATCCCCGAGGGCAAGATCGCGCTCGGCAAGCTGTCCCAGGCCATGATGCACGGCGCCGTGGTGCTGCAGATCCGCGGCAACTTCGACGAGGGCATGCAGTTGGTGCAGGAAGTGGCGCAGACCGCGCCCGTGACCATCGTCAACTCGGTCAATCCCTACCGTCTGCAGGGGCAGAAGACCGCCGCCTTCGAGATCGTCGAGGAGCTCGGCGAGGCGCCCGACTACCACGCCCTGCCGGTGGGCAATGCCGGCAACATCACCGCCCACTGGATGGGCTACTGCGAGTACTCGGATGCCCGCCAGCACAAGGCCGACGCCCTGACCGGCGCCTGCGTGTTCTGCAAGGGCACCTGTCCCTACGGCCATGCCGTCACCGGCAAGCGACCGAAGATGCTGGGATTTCAGGCCGCCGGCAGCGCGCCCTTCATCCAGGGCGGCTTCGTCGACCAGCCCGAGACCGTCGCCACCGCCATCCGCATCGGCCATCCCATGTCCTGGGAGGCGGCCCACGTGGTGGAGAAGGAGTCGGGCGGCTGGTTCGACGCGGTCACCGACACGGAGATCCTGGAAGCGCAGAAGTTGCTGGCCCAGTTCGAAGGCGTGTTCTGCGAGCCGGCCTCCGCCGCTTCCGTCGCCGGGGTCATCAAGCAACTGCGTGCCGGGCGCATCGAGCGCGGCGCCCGCATCGTCTGCACGCTGACCGGCCACGGGCTGAAGGACCCGGACACCGCCATCGCCCAGAGCACTCAGCCGATCACCGTGGACGCCAGCCTGGCGGCGGTGGAGGCGGTCATCCTGGGCCGGTGA
- a CDS encoding homoserine dehydrogenase → MEPVRIGIIGLGTVGRGTLDVLRRNALEIERRVGRPVRVAQVAVRNPARLAGVSPVDFAVTGDPFALVNSPELDVVVELIGGIEPARELVLTAIRSGKHVVTANKALLALHGNEIFEAAQQQGVVVAFEAAVAGGIPIIKALREGLAGNRIEWLCGIINGTCNYILTQMREQGWSFAEALREAQALGYAEADPTFDIEGIDSAHKLTILGAIAFGIPLDFASVPVEGINGLHGMDVTYAEELGYRIKLLGLARRVEQGVELRVHPTLVPARHLLASVEGAFNAVLVKGDAVGQTLYYGRGAGAEPTASAVVADLVDVARTLTADPSNRVPHLAFQPEQLAELPILPMAEVQSAYYLRLQALDEPGVLAQVTRILADEGISIEALIQKEAPAGAVDVPVVLLTHATREGRLNRAIAAIENLPVITQPVVRLRLENLDGLR, encoded by the coding sequence ATGGAACCGGTCCGGATCGGCATCATCGGCCTCGGCACCGTCGGCCGCGGCACCTTGGACGTGCTGCGCCGCAACGCCCTGGAAATCGAACGCCGCGTGGGTCGGCCGGTGCGCGTCGCCCAGGTCGCAGTGCGCAACCCGGCGCGCCTGGCCGGCGTGAGCCCGGTGGACTTCGCGGTGACCGGCGATCCCTTCGCCTTGGTCAACAGCCCCGAGCTCGACGTGGTGGTGGAGCTGATCGGCGGCATCGAGCCCGCCCGCGAGCTGGTGCTCACCGCCATCCGCAGTGGCAAGCACGTGGTCACCGCCAACAAGGCGCTGCTGGCCCTGCACGGCAACGAGATCTTCGAGGCCGCCCAGCAGCAGGGCGTGGTGGTGGCCTTCGAGGCGGCCGTGGCCGGCGGCATTCCCATCATCAAGGCCCTGCGCGAGGGCTTGGCCGGCAATCGCATCGAGTGGCTGTGCGGCATCATCAACGGCACCTGCAATTACATTCTCACCCAGATGCGCGAGCAGGGCTGGTCCTTCGCCGAGGCCCTGCGCGAGGCGCAGGCCCTGGGCTATGCCGAGGCGGACCCCACCTTCGACATCGAAGGCATCGACAGCGCCCACAAGCTGACCATCCTGGGCGCCATCGCCTTCGGCATTCCCCTGGACTTCGCCAGCGTGCCCGTGGAGGGCATCAACGGCCTGCACGGCATGGACGTGACCTATGCCGAGGAGCTGGGCTATCGCATCAAGCTGCTCGGCCTCGCCCGGCGCGTGGAGCAGGGCGTGGAACTGCGCGTGCACCCGACCCTGGTGCCCGCCCGTCACCTGCTGGCCAGCGTGGAGGGCGCTTTCAACGCCGTGCTGGTGAAGGGCGACGCCGTGGGCCAGACCCTCTACTACGGCCGCGGCGCCGGCGCCGAGCCGACCGCCAGCGCCGTGGTCGCCGACTTGGTGGATGTGGCCCGCACCCTCACTGCGGATCCCAGCAACCGGGTGCCGCACCTCGCCTTCCAGCCGGAGCAGTTGGCCGAGCTGCCCATCCTGCCCATGGCGGAAGTGCAGAGCGCCTATTACCTGCGCCTGCAGGCCCTGGACGAGCCTGGCGTATTGGCGCAGGTCACCCGCATCCTGGCGGACGAGGGCATCTCCATCGAGGCGCTGATCCAGAAGGAGGCGCCCGCCGGCGCTGTCGACGTGCCCGTGGTGCTGCTCACCCACGCCACCCGGGAGGGCCGTTTGAACCGCGCCATCGCCGCCATCGAAAACCTGCCGGTGATCACTCAGCCGGTGGTGCGCCTGCGTCTGGAAAACCTGGACGGCCTGCGCTAA
- the alaC gene encoding alanine transaminase: MDEFQRIRRLPPYVFNIVNDLKAQARKRGEDIIDFGMGNPDQPTPKHIVDKMCEAAQRGDTHRYSVSRGIPRLRKALSNWYKTRFDVDLDPESEAIVTIGSKEGLSHLALATMGPGDAVLVPNPTYPIHPYGFVIAGADLRHVPMLPGMDFLEELEKAVKAAWPRPKMLVINFPHNPTAAVTDLDFFRRIVDFAKENKLWVVHDLAYADIVFDGYKAPSFLQVPGAKDVGVEFFTLSKSYNMPGWRIGFAAGNPKLIGALARIKSYMDYGMFTPVQVAGIVALEGPQDCVEEIRSMYEHRRNVLCDGLNAAGWAVERPKATMFVWARIPEQYRAMGSLEFSKLVLAKAKVAVSPGIGFGEYGDEYVRFGLVENEQRTRQAIRGLKQMLREG, from the coding sequence ATGGACGAGTTTCAACGCATACGCCGTCTTCCCCCCTATGTCTTCAACATCGTCAATGATCTGAAGGCGCAGGCGCGCAAGCGCGGGGAGGATATCATCGATTTCGGCATGGGCAACCCCGACCAGCCGACCCCCAAGCACATCGTCGACAAGATGTGCGAGGCGGCGCAGCGGGGCGACACGCACCGCTACAGCGTGTCGCGCGGCATTCCCCGGCTGCGCAAGGCGCTGAGCAACTGGTACAAGACCCGCTTCGACGTGGATCTGGACCCCGAGTCCGAGGCTATCGTCACCATCGGCTCCAAGGAAGGCCTGTCGCATCTGGCCCTGGCCACCATGGGGCCGGGCGACGCGGTGCTGGTCCCCAACCCGACCTATCCCATCCACCCTTACGGCTTCGTCATCGCCGGCGCCGATCTGCGCCACGTGCCCATGCTGCCCGGCATGGACTTCCTGGAGGAACTCGAAAAGGCGGTCAAGGCCGCCTGGCCGCGCCCAAAGATGCTGGTCATCAATTTCCCGCACAACCCGACGGCGGCGGTGACCGATCTCGACTTCTTCCGGCGCATCGTGGACTTCGCCAAGGAGAACAAGCTCTGGGTGGTGCACGACCTGGCCTATGCCGATATCGTCTTCGATGGCTACAAAGCGCCGAGTTTTCTGCAGGTGCCGGGTGCCAAGGACGTGGGCGTGGAATTCTTCACCCTGTCCAAGAGCTACAACATGCCCGGCTGGCGCATCGGCTTCGCCGCCGGCAACCCCAAGCTGATCGGCGCGCTGGCGCGCATCAAGAGCTACATGGACTACGGCATGTTCACGCCGGTGCAGGTGGCCGGCATCGTGGCTCTGGAAGGGCCGCAGGACTGCGTGGAGGAGATCCGCAGCATGTACGAGCATCGCCGCAACGTCCTGTGCGACGGCTTGAACGCGGCGGGCTGGGCGGTGGAGCGGCCCAAGGCTACCATGTTCGTGTGGGCGCGCATTCCCGAGCAGTACCGGGCCATGGGCTCACTGGAGTTCTCCAAGCTGGTGCTCGCCAAGGCCAAGGTGGCGGTCAGCCCGGGCATCGGCTTCGGCGAGTACGGCGACGAGTACGTGCGCTTTGGCCTGGTGGAGAACGAGCAGCGCACCCGCCAGGCCATCCGCGGGCTCAAGCAGATGCTGCGGGAGGGCTGA
- a CDS encoding Mth938-like domain-containing protein produces the protein MKMHLQRNSDANLITAYAPGSITINEHAHHSSLVVAPGWLVSPWAPARFEDLQAADFTVILEHRPEVLLLGTGRRLRFPPAATLAAFRERQIGVEVMDTAAACRTYNILMGEDREVIAALLLIETD, from the coding sequence ATGAAGATGCATCTGCAGCGCAACAGCGATGCCAACCTGATTACGGCCTACGCCCCCGGCAGCATCACCATCAACGAGCATGCCCACCACAGCAGCCTGGTGGTGGCGCCCGGATGGCTGGTCTCCCCGTGGGCGCCGGCCCGCTTCGAAGACCTGCAGGCGGCGGACTTCACCGTTATCCTGGAACACCGGCCCGAGGTACTGCTGCTGGGCACCGGCAGGCGCCTCCGCTTCCCGCCGGCCGCGACCCTCGCCGCCTTCCGGGAGCGGCAGATCGGCGTGGAGGTCATGGACACTGCCGCCGCCTGTCGCACCTACAACATCCTCATGGGCGAGGACCGTGAAGTGATCGCAGCCCTGCTCCTGATCGAAACGGACTGA
- the rpoS gene encoding RNA polymerase sigma factor RpoS, which produces MTNEDLSPEFLLPDEFQAEGEDGLLPEANAGEEVPDDAAADSFPPDETSTAEMLALACGTGKQDSTRRYLTEIGYTPLLSAEEEVALARQVLANDAQARARMIESNLRLVVKIARRYMNRGLPLLDLIEEGNLGLIRAVEKFDPERGFRFSTYATWWIRQTIERALMNQTRTVRLPVHVVKEINVYLRAARQLSQQLDHEPRPEDVAQALNKPVADVRAMLGLNERTSSVDTPIDSDPDRSLLDILPDEQNLNPFEALEQSDLLWHLSAWLRGLNDKQRMVVEMRFGLNGEEVATLEEIGQALGVTRERVRQIQVEALARLRQLMEAEGLSGEILF; this is translated from the coding sequence ATGACCAACGAAGACCTGTCACCGGAGTTTCTCTTGCCCGATGAATTCCAGGCAGAGGGAGAGGATGGGCTGCTTCCGGAAGCAAATGCGGGTGAGGAGGTGCCGGACGACGCCGCGGCGGACAGCTTCCCGCCCGACGAGACTTCCACCGCCGAAATGCTGGCGTTGGCCTGCGGCACGGGCAAGCAGGATTCCACCCGCCGCTATCTGACCGAAATCGGCTATACGCCGCTCTTGAGCGCCGAGGAGGAGGTGGCCCTGGCCCGTCAGGTCCTGGCCAACGACGCCCAGGCCCGCGCACGCATGATCGAGAGCAATCTGCGCCTGGTGGTGAAGATCGCCCGGCGCTACATGAACCGCGGCCTGCCGCTGCTGGACCTCATCGAAGAGGGCAACCTGGGCCTCATCCGCGCCGTGGAGAAGTTCGATCCCGAGCGGGGCTTCCGTTTTTCCACCTACGCCACCTGGTGGATCCGGCAGACCATCGAGCGCGCGCTCATGAACCAGACCCGCACCGTGCGTCTGCCGGTGCACGTGGTCAAGGAGATCAACGTCTACCTGCGTGCGGCGCGCCAACTGAGCCAGCAGTTGGACCACGAGCCGCGCCCGGAGGACGTGGCGCAGGCATTGAACAAGCCGGTGGCGGACGTGCGCGCCATGCTGGGTCTGAACGAACGCACCAGCAGCGTGGACACGCCCATCGACTCCGACCCCGACCGCTCCCTCCTGGACATCCTGCCCGACGAGCAGAACCTCAATCCTTTCGAGGCGCTGGAGCAGAGCGATCTGCTCTGGCATCTGTCCGCCTGGCTGCGCGGACTGAACGACAAGCAGCGCATGGTGGTGGAGATGCGCTTCGGCCTGAACGGCGAGGAGGTGGCCACCCTCGAGGAGATCGGCCAGGCGCTGGGGGTGACCCGCGAGCGGGTCCGGCAGATCCAGGTGGAGGCTTTGGCGCGCCTGCGCCAGCTCATGGAGGCCGAGGGGCTCTCCGGGGAGATCCTGTTCTAG
- a CDS encoding M23 family metallopeptidase, with amino-acid sequence MRGSLLGAACLLLGACAAHPPAPISSKSFNAAVPVVSRPSPPPATYRVQPGDTLNVIARRFGLSPAQVVQWNRLSSPDTLLVGQILRLRAPDPDTRLATADARPAADAADPAPEVSVTPISLPAAPKGQDLAPAVAATASPPPAPKAAAPAGETPKAVPNTKPAAAAAQPTPAASAWSWPADGPILARFDPGPGMRHGIDIGGKLGDPVRAAAAGRVLYSGSGLRGYGRLIIIRHEHNYITAYAHNAQLLVKEGAWVKAGQVIARMGQSGNAGRVLLHFEVRKQGRPQDPLALLPPRPVSAHP; translated from the coding sequence ATGCGAGGAAGCCTGCTTGGTGCCGCCTGCCTGCTGCTCGGCGCCTGCGCCGCCCATCCCCCGGCGCCGATCAGCAGCAAATCCTTCAATGCCGCCGTCCCGGTCGTTTCCCGTCCATCGCCGCCCCCTGCCACCTATCGGGTGCAGCCGGGCGACACCCTGAACGTCATCGCCCGCCGCTTCGGCTTGAGCCCGGCGCAAGTGGTCCAGTGGAACCGCCTGAGCTCGCCGGACACGCTGCTCGTGGGTCAGATCCTGCGCCTGCGCGCCCCCGATCCGGATACGCGCCTTGCCACTGCCGATGCCCGCCCGGCCGCGGACGCCGCCGACCCGGCGCCGGAGGTGTCCGTCACGCCCATTTCCCTGCCCGCCGCGCCCAAGGGCCAGGACCTTGCGCCGGCGGTGGCCGCCACGGCAAGCCCGCCGCCAGCGCCCAAAGCCGCGGCTCCCGCCGGCGAGACACCCAAGGCGGTGCCGAACACCAAACCCGCCGCCGCGGCGGCCCAGCCCACCCCGGCAGCGTCCGCGTGGAGCTGGCCCGCCGACGGGCCCATCCTGGCGCGCTTCGATCCGGGGCCGGGCATGCGCCACGGCATCGACATCGGCGGCAAGCTGGGCGACCCGGTGCGCGCAGCGGCGGCTGGGCGCGTTCTGTACAGCGGGAGTGGACTGCGCGGTTATGGTCGGCTTATCATCATTCGTCATGAGCATAATTACATCACCGCTTACGCCCACAACGCGCAGCTCCTGGTCAAGGAAGGCGCCTGGGTTAAAGCGGGACAAGTGATCGCGCGCATGGGGCAGTCGGGCAACGCGGGTCGGGTGCTCCTGCACTTCGAAGTCCGCAAGCAGGGCCGGCCGCAGGATCCCCTGGCCTTGTTGCCGCCTCGCCCCGTGTCCGCCCATCCATGA